The genomic region AAGTTGAATGGGTTTCCGAAGACAAAAATGGTTTTTCGGTGAAAATGTTCAAAGATTTTGCAATTTCTAAGAAAACCAATATTGTTTTTGGATTTGTTGAAAAGTATGAAAATAAATATTATAATTCTTCTATACTTATTAAATATGATGGAAGCTATAAAATATATAGAAAAACACATTTGTTTTATGAAGAAAAATTATTTTTTGAGAAAGGAGATACCGGTTTTTGGGTTGAAGATGTTAATGGTGTTAAGATTGGTTTAGCTATTTGTTTTGATTGGTTTTTTCCGGAATCATTTAGAACGCTTGCATTAAAAGGAGCACAAATTATTGCACATAGTGCAAATTTGGTAATGCCTTATTGCCAGGAAGCAAATAAAATACGATCTCTTGAAAACAAAGTATTTATAGTAACCTCAAATAGATGGGGAGAAGAGGTAAATCTCTTAAACTCAAATATCTTTACAGGTATGAGTCAGATTACCAATCCGAAAGGTGAGGTAATTATAAGATTTCCTCAAAAAGGGGATAAAGTAAAAGTTGTTGATATAAATCCCGATGAAGCTCTTAATAAAAATATTAATAAATATAATAATATATTTGAAGATAGAATAGAAAAATTTTATAAATAGGAGAGGAGAGAATGTTTTTATCAATAGGAGAAGTATTAATAGACATGATAACAGAATCTGATTCATTATATAATGCAACCGTTTTCCAAAAATTTTTTGGCGGGTCACCAGCAAATATTGCTATAAATGTGGCTAGGCAAGGAATTGAAAGCCATTTGTTATCAACTATAGGAAAAGATCCTTTTGGCAAGTTTATAGAAGATTTCTTATTAAAGAATAATGTAAAAATAGACTATTTAGTGGAAAGAGAAGATATATATACTGATATTGTTTTTGTCAATAAATCAAAAAAAACACCTGAATTTAAGGCTTATAGAAATGCATCATTAAAATTAGAAATTCCTGATAATTTAGATCTGGAAAAAATTAGAATTATCCATATATCATCATGGGCAGTATCTGAAACGAAACAATTTGAAAAGATATATGAATTGGTAAAAGAAGCAAAGAAAAAAAATATTTTAATAGGATTTGATCCAAATTATAGAAAAATATTATGGAATAATAAATATAGCATAATTGATGTTTTAAAAGTGTTAGGGCCTTATATAGATATATCTAAACCATCATTTGATGATGCAGAAAATATTTTTGGAAAAGACACTATTAAAAATTATATAAAATATTTTGAAGAAAATGGAATAAAGAATATTATATTTACACTAGGGAAAGATGGTGCTTTGATACATAATAAAAAATATGAAGAAAATATTCCAACTTTTGCTACAAAAGTTATTGATGTAACAGGTGCTGGGGATGCTGTTTGGTCTGGAATATATACAGGATTGTTGAATGATCTTAATATTATTGAATCAACAAAATTAGGACTGGCTTTTGCAGCGGAAAAATTAAAATATATTGGTGCAATTACACCTATCGAACATTGGGAAATATTAAAAGATAAATATGAAATATAAGGTGAAAATTATGTCAAAAGAATTAATTATTATAACATCAGTATTTATATTACTTATATCTTTCTTTTTTATACCTAAAAAGGAAATTATTGAAGTTCCTATGATCTATCAAATAAATGGCCCTAATATTGATAATATAATTAGCAATTATAAACCCAAATTTGCAATTTTAGATTATTCTAAAGATGGAACAGAGGAAAAAAAATTTACGCATGATGAAATAAATAAATTAAAAAATATGGATATAATTCCTTTAGCATATTTAAGTATAGGCGAAGCTGAAGATTATAGATATTATTGGAAAGATTCATGGAATGAAAATCCACCATCATGGCTAGATGGTGAAAATCCCAGGTGGCCTGGAAATTATAAAGTGAAATATTGGTATAATGAATGGAAAAATGTAATTTTTGATTATTTAGATAAGATTATTGATCAAGGATTTATGGGAGTATATTTAGATTTGATTGATTCTTATAAATTCTGGGCAGAAAATGGATATGATATTGAATCAACAGCTTCTGAAATGATTAAGTTTGTAATTGAAATTGCTGAATATGCTAGAAAAAAGAATCCTGTATTTTTAGTAATTCCTCAAAATGCAGAAGATATTTTAAAATATGATAAGAATAATCAATATTTATATTCCATATCAGGTATAGGAGTAGAAAGTTTGTTTTATAAAAAAACTAGAAAACGTTCTGAAAAATATGTAAATAACAGACTTAAATACATATTAAAAATTAAAAATGTTGGAAAGTTTGTGCTTGTTACTGATTATGTGTATGATCAAAAAAATCCCAGCGAAAAGATAATTCTTGACTTTATAAATTTATGTGAGAAATATGGTTTTTATGGTTATCCCGCGAATGTAAACCAAAAATTAAATGATATATCTGGTGCATTAAAATATTATAAAGTAAAAGAGGTGAAAAAATGAGAATAGCATTTTTTAATCCCCAGGGAAATTTTGATAAAAACAGTTCTAGATTAACAGAACATCCTGATTTTGGAGGTCAGTTAATATATGTAAGAGAGGTTGCTATGGAATTATCAAAATTGGGAATTGAAGTGGATATTTTTACAAGAAAAATAATTGATGAGAATTGGCCAGAGTTTAAAGAAACTTTTGATTATTATGAAGGATATAATAATTTGAGAATTATAAGAATACCTTTTGGCGGAAATAAATTTTTGAGAAAAGAGTTATTATGGCCACATTTAAAAGAATTTGCAGAAGGCATTTTAAAATATTATGATTCTATAGGTAAAATGCCAGATTTTGTAACAACACATTATGGAGATGGGGGGATTACTGGAGCGATATTTGAAGATATTACTCATATCCCATTTTCTTTCACAGCACATTCTTTAGGAGCGCAAAAAATGGATAAATTAGGAGTAAATAAATTTAATTTTGATGGATATGATGAAGAATATAATTTTTCTATAAGAATAAATGCAGAAAGAGTTTCCATGAATCGTTCGGCATTTAATATAGTAAGTACCAATCTTGAAAGATTCGAGCAGTATGGGCATCAACTGTATAATGGCGCTATAGATATAAATGATGACTCTAAGTTTAAAGTTATTCCACCTGGAGTAAATGTTAAAACATTTTCATCAGAAAATAAGGAATTAGATAATGATTTTTGGAATGAAATAGAAAAATATTTAATTAGAGATATAGAAAATAGAGAGAAGCAATATATAGTTGTTTCCAGTAGAGTGGATGAAAAAAAGAATCATCTTGGTGTGGTTAGAGCATATGCAAGGTCTAAAGAACTTCAAAAAATGGCGAATCTGGTTATTTTTGTTAGAGGTTTAAAGAATGGTTTTAAGGATATGGACAAATTATCTGAAAAAGAGCAAAAAATAATAGGAGAAATAAAAAGAATAGTTGAAGATCATCAATTATATGGTAAAGTATCATTATTTGATGTGCCTGGACAAGAGGAATTAGCCAGCGCTTATAGATATTTTGTTAGAAAAAAATCTGTTTTTGTTTTGCCTGCTTTTTATGAACCATTTGGATTAGCTCCTATTGAGGCAGCAGCAGTGGGGCTTGCTGTTGTTGCAACTAAAAATGGCGGTCCTATGGAATCATTTGATAAAGGTAAATATGGGGTATTGATAGATCCATTTGATATAAAAGATATAGAAAAAGGTATTTTAGATGGATTGAAAAATTTTGATAAATATTCTGAATTAGGTAAAAAGAGAGTTTTAGAAAATTATACATGGGAAATTACTGCTAAAAGATATCTTAAAAGTATAGAAGAATATTTAAAAAATCCTATTAGAAAAGAGAATTATTTGAAGATACCTGGATTCTTTTTTAATGAAAAAAATGAAGTAGATAAAAGCTTGATATTAGAATATTTGAAAAGTACAAATTAAAAGGAGCCGGAAGGCTCCTTTTAATTATGATGGTGGAGACGGCGGGAGTCGAACCCGCGTCCGAAAGTAAAGTAAGCCGGACATCTCCGAGCGCAGCCTGTGTTTTAAATTTTGCCTTTTCTTCTCCCACAGGCAGGATAAAAAAAGGCTATCTCCCTGAGATTTCCCCAAAAACCCGGGAGAAAGGTTTTTAGGTAAGGGTCATAATTATGACGTCCTATTTAACCATTTGACCCAGAACGGTTAATAGGACGGCTGCTAATTAAATTAAGCAGCTAAAGCGTAATTTTCTTCGGCAACTCTCTTTTTTGACCGATTATTTAACGTGGTAACAGTCTTCCACGGCTCGCTTTCCGACTTACTCTACCCCCGTCGAAACCGTTTCGTCCCCAGCGCTATACATTATAACATAAATGATTTTGTTTTTCAACTCTTTAGACGATAAAAATTTAAATGAGGTTTTAATTATTCTTTAATATTTATTGTTTTTTTGATTATTGAGTTGTAATTATAATACGTACATTCTATTTCAAATATATATGTTTTAGGAAAGTTTTCATTTATAGGAACTTTAAATTTATTCTTATATATTTGAATTTTTTCTTTATTATAAAAAATCCCAAAATTATTTATAATTTTTTCCTGTGCATTAGAAAATAAAATTTTTGGATTTTTTATTTCAAAAATTGCATAATTTCCTTCTTTTCCCAAATAATTAATTTTTACATCTATTTTTTTTATATTTTTTGGATTATTTTTTATTTCTATAGTTTTTATGCCATTAATATATTTATCATTAACTTTAGTTTCAAAATATAAATCATAAATTCCTGCATTTTTAAATGGCACCAAAATTAATGAATTATTTAAATAAGAATAGTTAATTTCCCTGTAATCACCTAAGATTTTAAATTTCCAGAATTTAATATTATATTTTTTTATTTCATTGGAATATTTATCATATACTTTTATATTTTTAAGTTTTAAAAGATATTCGTTATCTGTGAAAATAACATTTTTATCAAAGTCAAAAGAAACTTTTGAAGGCTCTTCTGGTAATATATTTAGCTGTATTTCCTTTACTTTATTATTATCAGCAAAAATAGACAAACTATATTTACCAGCTTTATATATAGCAGGAATAGTTATTTTTATCTCTCCAAATTCATTTGTTTTTCCTGCATAAACTTTTTCTTCATCATTTATGCTGTAAAAAATATTGACATTTTCTGAAAAAAGATTGTTATATGTGGCGATTAATTTAATATTTTCTTTTTTCCCAGCAGGTATTTCTAAATAATTTGGACCGTTAATATAAAAAACTTTATCTTTTCCGAATTTTATAATAGGCATAGATAAACCAATACCGAAATACTGAATCATGTTTTTATTTAAATTATAGTTCAAGTAAAAATTATATAATCTTGCCATTACACCAATTGAATACATAGAATCATATTTGATATATGGTTCTATATAAAGTTTTCCAAAACGGGCAAAAGTGGAAATAATACCTGTGGGTTGTAAGTTTGAATAGCTTCCAACCTGTAATTTTAAAGGTACATTACCAAAATCATATCCGGCATAGAATGAATGTATGTTTGTAGGGATAAAAGAATTATCATATTTGAAAAAATCATAGTTATAATTAATAAAAATATTATTTAAACGACCAAAAGAAATTATTGAAAAAACTATCATTATTAGAGTTAAGATCTTTTTCATATTATCCTCCATTCTATTCTGGTGTATTCCATCCTATAAGATTTGAATCTGTTTTTATTAAATAGGCATTGCCGTTTTCAGTATCGCTAAATGATTTAGTTGATCCAAAAATAATGTATCCATTATCAGAAGCTTTTATTATACCATTTGCAATATCTTCATTTTCTCTGCCAAATGTTGATTTTTTTATGACATTAAGCGATTTATCAGTTTTTATAACTTCTATATCTCCGTTGTTATTATTTAAAATTATTATATATCCATCATCATTTTTTAATATTTTAGCAAAATTGTTCTTGAAGTTATTTTCATAAATAGGAGTCCATTCTTCATTGAGTCTATAACTATATTTTTTAATAATCAAATTATTATTCTTAAATCCTGACACTATAAATCCATCTTTTGTATCTTCAACATCAAATAGAGCATCTATATCATCAAGTGTTTTTTCAGATTCTTTGTTGAAGTTTTCATCTGTTTTTAATATATAACCTTGATTGTTTGAAGCTCCAATAATAATAAATTTTTTATTACTATCTTCATCTGTTATTCCTATAATAGCATTTAAAGTAATGTCGCTATAAGAAACAGTATTTAATAATGTTGAACCGTTGGATAAATTAACTTTCGAAATAAAACTATTTCCAGAATTATTTCCGATAATAATATATGAACCATCAGATAATCGCAAATGATCTTTTATAGACGTAGCATCAATATTAGTTGGAGTAGCATTTTTTAATGTTAAAGAATCATTATACTCTTCAAAAGAAACTTTGCCAGAATTAATTCCTGTTACTATAATATTAGAATTATAGTAATCAAGTAATTTAGGATCAATACCGCTTAAAACTGAAGAAGTTTCAGTTCCAGAGGAATCGAATTTTATTAAAGTATAATTTGAATTATCTTTTTGTATAGCGATGATCTCGTTATTTATATCAAGAGCATTAATTATTTCATTTTTTTCAGATGTGTTTCCTCTTTCGATTGTAAAGATGTTCGTATCTGATTTTTCTGTTTTAAATGAAATA from Marinitoga aeolica harbors:
- a CDS encoding nitrilase-related carbon-nitrogen hydrolase, coding for MKIGLVQFRPELFQVKENVEKGIKLIENKDAELFVFPELAFTGYTFNTKNEVEWVSEDKNGFSVKMFKDFAISKKTNIVFGFVEKYENKYYNSSILIKYDGSYKIYRKTHLFYEEKLFFEKGDTGFWVEDVNGVKIGLAICFDWFFPESFRTLALKGAQIIAHSANLVMPYCQEANKIRSLENKVFIVTSNRWGEEVNLLNSNIFTGMSQITNPKGEVIIRFPQKGDKVKVVDINPDEALNKNINKYNNIFEDRIEKFYK
- a CDS encoding MJ1477/TM1410 family putative glycoside hydrolase, which gives rise to MSKELIIITSVFILLISFFFIPKKEIIEVPMIYQINGPNIDNIISNYKPKFAILDYSKDGTEEKKFTHDEINKLKNMDIIPLAYLSIGEAEDYRYYWKDSWNENPPSWLDGENPRWPGNYKVKYWYNEWKNVIFDYLDKIIDQGFMGVYLDLIDSYKFWAENGYDIESTASEMIKFVIEIAEYARKKNPVFLVIPQNAEDILKYDKNNQYLYSISGIGVESLFYKKTRKRSEKYVNNRLKYILKIKNVGKFVLVTDYVYDQKNPSEKIILDFINLCEKYGFYGYPANVNQKLNDISGALKYYKVKEVKK
- a CDS encoding carbohydrate kinase family protein: MFLSIGEVLIDMITESDSLYNATVFQKFFGGSPANIAINVARQGIESHLLSTIGKDPFGKFIEDFLLKNNVKIDYLVEREDIYTDIVFVNKSKKTPEFKAYRNASLKLEIPDNLDLEKIRIIHISSWAVSETKQFEKIYELVKEAKKKNILIGFDPNYRKILWNNKYSIIDVLKVLGPYIDISKPSFDDAENIFGKDTIKNYIKYFEENGIKNIIFTLGKDGALIHNKKYEENIPTFATKVIDVTGAGDAVWSGIYTGLLNDLNIIESTKLGLAFAAEKLKYIGAITPIEHWEILKDKYEI
- a CDS encoding glycosyltransferase, with the protein product MRIAFFNPQGNFDKNSSRLTEHPDFGGQLIYVREVAMELSKLGIEVDIFTRKIIDENWPEFKETFDYYEGYNNLRIIRIPFGGNKFLRKELLWPHLKEFAEGILKYYDSIGKMPDFVTTHYGDGGITGAIFEDITHIPFSFTAHSLGAQKMDKLGVNKFNFDGYDEEYNFSIRINAERVSMNRSAFNIVSTNLERFEQYGHQLYNGAIDINDDSKFKVIPPGVNVKTFSSENKELDNDFWNEIEKYLIRDIENREKQYIVVSSRVDEKKNHLGVVRAYARSKELQKMANLVIFVRGLKNGFKDMDKLSEKEQKIIGEIKRIVEDHQLYGKVSLFDVPGQEELASAYRYFVRKKSVFVLPAFYEPFGLAPIEAAAVGLAVVATKNGGPMESFDKGKYGVLIDPFDIKDIEKGILDGLKNFDKYSELGKKRVLENYTWEITAKRYLKSIEEYLKNPIRKENYLKIPGFFFNEKNEVDKSLILEYLKSTN